One region of Catenuloplanes indicus genomic DNA includes:
- a CDS encoding ABC transporter permease, with protein MRRNWVLPVGLLVLLYLFLPIFVVAGLSFNEPASRLSYDFHRFTLDNWANPCGPGDMCDAVGRSVQIGLLSTLVATLLGTLMAFALVRHRFRGRSAINLLVFMPMATPEVVMGSSLLALFVAGGVSLGFWTVVIAHVMFCVSFVVVTVKARLAGLDPALEEAAMDLYAGEWQTFRRITLPLVAPGIVAAALLSFSLSFDDFIITNFNSGTTVTFPMYVWGAAQRGIPPQVNVIGTAMFLIAVGFVVGGEIISRRRRS; from the coding sequence GTGAGGCGCAATTGGGTCTTGCCCGTCGGCCTGCTCGTCCTGCTCTACCTCTTCCTGCCGATCTTCGTGGTGGCCGGGCTGTCGTTCAACGAGCCGGCCAGCCGCCTGTCGTACGACTTCCACCGGTTCACGCTGGACAACTGGGCCAACCCGTGCGGCCCCGGCGACATGTGCGACGCGGTCGGCCGCAGCGTCCAGATCGGGCTGCTGTCCACGCTCGTCGCCACGCTGCTCGGCACGCTGATGGCGTTCGCGCTGGTCCGGCACCGGTTCCGCGGCCGCTCCGCGATCAACCTGCTGGTCTTCATGCCGATGGCCACGCCCGAGGTGGTGATGGGCTCGTCGCTGCTGGCGCTGTTCGTGGCCGGTGGCGTCTCGCTCGGCTTCTGGACCGTGGTGATCGCGCACGTGATGTTCTGTGTGTCGTTCGTGGTGGTGACCGTGAAGGCGCGGCTGGCCGGTCTCGACCCGGCGCTGGAGGAAGCCGCGATGGACCTCTACGCCGGCGAGTGGCAGACGTTCCGCCGGATCACGCTGCCGCTGGTCGCGCCCGGCATCGTCGCGGCCGCGCTGCTGTCGTTCTCGCTCTCGTTCGACGACTTCATCATCACGAACTTCAACTCCGGCACTACGGTCACGTTCCCGATGTACGTCTGGGGCGCGGCCCAGCGCGGCATCCCGCCGCAGGTCAACGTGATCGGCACCGCGATGTTCCTGATCGCGGTCGGCTTCGTGGTGGGCGGCGAGATCATCAGCCGCCGGCGCCGGTCATGA
- a CDS encoding NAD(P)/FAD-dependent oxidoreductase — MRALRDAAPVPYWLDRPDRPDPLPPLSGDRRADLAIVGGGYAGLWAAVLAKQDDPALDVAVLEAGTCGWAASGRNGGFCATSLTGGLANGHARFPDALAQLERLGTENLDAIESFVARHGIDCDFVRSGELKVATEAYQVAQLAESAVLAMAYGRTVRLLDSAAVRAEVDSPTYLYAAWDRRGTALVDPARLAWGLRRVALQLGVRIFEHTRVTALADEGTAIRLTTAHGRLRSGRAILATHAFPPLLRRLRHFVAPIYDYALMTEPLTSAQLASVGWRRRQGVSDLGNRFHYYRITQDRRILFGGYDPVFYAGGRTAPALAQNTTSFETLARHFATTFPQLSDVRFSHRWGGPVDASTRLFAFHGTAYAGKLAYAAGFTGLGVSATRFAARVSLDLLSGTRTELTDLVTVRRKPLPWPPEPARTLGIALTRRSRAHADDHEGRPDLWLRTMRRLGMGS; from the coding sequence ATGAGGGCGCTGCGGGACGCCGCACCGGTCCCGTACTGGCTGGACCGTCCGGACCGCCCCGACCCGCTGCCGCCGCTGTCCGGCGACCGGCGCGCGGACCTGGCGATCGTCGGCGGTGGTTACGCCGGGCTGTGGGCCGCGGTGCTCGCCAAACAGGACGACCCCGCGCTGGACGTGGCCGTGCTGGAGGCCGGCACGTGCGGGTGGGCCGCGTCCGGCCGCAACGGCGGGTTCTGCGCCACCAGCCTGACCGGCGGGCTCGCCAACGGTCACGCCCGCTTCCCGGACGCCCTGGCCCAGCTGGAGCGGCTCGGCACCGAGAACCTGGACGCGATCGAGTCGTTCGTGGCCCGGCACGGCATCGACTGCGACTTCGTTCGCTCCGGCGAGCTGAAGGTGGCGACCGAGGCGTACCAGGTGGCGCAGCTGGCCGAGAGCGCGGTGCTGGCCATGGCGTACGGCCGGACCGTGCGTCTGCTCGACTCCGCCGCGGTCCGCGCCGAGGTCGACTCGCCGACCTACCTCTACGCCGCCTGGGACCGCCGCGGCACCGCGCTGGTCGACCCAGCCCGCCTCGCCTGGGGCCTGCGCCGCGTCGCGCTCCAGCTGGGCGTGCGGATCTTCGAGCACACCAGGGTCACCGCGCTCGCCGACGAGGGCACCGCGATCCGGCTGACCACCGCGCACGGCCGCCTCCGGTCCGGGCGCGCGATCCTGGCCACGCACGCGTTCCCGCCGTTGCTGCGCCGCCTGCGCCATTTCGTGGCGCCGATCTACGACTACGCGCTGATGACCGAGCCGCTGACCAGCGCGCAGCTCGCGTCCGTCGGCTGGCGCCGGCGGCAGGGCGTGTCCGACCTGGGTAACCGGTTTCATTACTACCGGATCACCCAGGACCGGCGAATCCTCTTCGGCGGCTACGACCCGGTCTTCTACGCCGGCGGCCGGACCGCACCGGCGCTCGCACAGAACACGACGTCGTTCGAGACGCTGGCCCGCCACTTCGCCACCACGTTCCCACAGCTCAGCGACGTCCGCTTCAGTCACCGGTGGGGCGGCCCGGTCGACGCCAGCACCCGCCTCTTCGCCTTCCACGGCACCGCCTACGCCGGCAAACTCGCCTACGCCGCCGGCTTCACCGGCCTCGGCGTCTCCGCCACCCGCTTCGCCGCCCGCGTCAGCCTCGACCTGCTCAGCGGCACCCGCACCGAACTCACCGACCTGGTCACGGTCCGCCGCAAACCCTTACCCTGGCCCCCCGAACCGGCCCGCACGCTCGGCATCGCCCTGACCCGCCGCTCCCGCGCCCACGCCGACGACCACGAGGGCCGTCCCGACCTGTGGCTGCGCACGATGCGGCGCCTCGGAATGGGATCATAA
- a CDS encoding TetR/AcrR family transcriptional regulator, protein MTESNARRVRGSYTKGRAKRAEILRHAVVVFAESGYRGGSLKEIADGVGLTQAGLLHHFSSKEQLLAEVLDQRDGADLSRLDGVRGWAFIEAIADLVRHNATVPGLVQLYATLSGEAVAEDHPAHGFFTDRYRRIRGLLAEALHAAKADGDVPADLDVDATTVSMIALMDGLQIQWLLDRDRVDMPAVLEAFLARLRAR, encoded by the coding sequence GTGACCGAGTCGAACGCGCGGCGCGTCCGCGGCAGCTACACCAAGGGACGGGCGAAACGGGCCGAGATCCTGCGGCACGCGGTCGTGGTCTTCGCCGAGTCCGGATACCGCGGCGGCTCACTGAAGGAGATCGCGGATGGTGTCGGGCTCACCCAGGCCGGGCTGCTGCACCACTTCTCGTCCAAGGAACAGCTGCTCGCCGAGGTGCTCGACCAGCGGGACGGTGCGGACCTGAGCCGGCTCGACGGCGTACGCGGGTGGGCGTTCATCGAGGCGATCGCGGATCTGGTGCGGCACAACGCCACCGTCCCCGGCCTGGTGCAGCTCTACGCCACGCTCTCCGGTGAGGCGGTCGCGGAGGACCACCCGGCGCACGGGTTCTTCACCGACCGCTACCGGCGGATCCGCGGACTGCTGGCCGAGGCGCTGCACGCGGCCAAGGCGGACGGCGACGTACCGGCCGATCTGGACGTGGACGCGACCACGGTGTCGATGATCGCGCTGATGGACGGCCTCCAGATCCAGTGGCTGCTCGACCGGGACAGGGTCGACATGCCGGCGGTCCTGGAGGCCTTCCTCGCGCGGCTGCGCGCC
- a CDS encoding glycoside hydrolase family 16 protein, which yields MRSGASRVRLGLLTAAAVVTAGGGLVVTGNALAETGPTTTAAACGRFFDDFSYATTGDAAFAGQGWRVRNYAGGPGVSGAAWSASNVSFADVDGQRAAQLRGSTDGTAAGTTQAEFYQAEKRFLEGTYAARIKLSDTPVSGPDGDHVNQTFFAMGPVQRFDYDPLYSELDFTEYLPNGGWGTDGPTNYQTSYNGFRADPWDPYNASDAQDGSLAGWHTVVGQAVDGRVTYFVDGVQVAEHTVDYKDGSRSVFPRVEMGLNFNLWFIDLAGHSGGRATYQEHVDWVYYADEEAVSPAELEARTAAYRAAGTAREDTLGSC from the coding sequence GTGCGTTCAGGAGCCTCACGCGTACGGCTGGGACTGCTCACGGCGGCCGCGGTGGTCACCGCCGGCGGCGGGCTGGTGGTCACCGGCAACGCGCTGGCCGAGACCGGGCCCACGACGACCGCCGCGGCATGCGGCCGGTTCTTCGACGACTTCAGTTACGCCACCACCGGCGACGCCGCGTTCGCCGGTCAGGGCTGGCGCGTCCGCAACTACGCGGGCGGGCCCGGCGTCTCCGGTGCGGCCTGGTCCGCGTCGAACGTCTCGTTCGCCGATGTGGACGGTCAGCGCGCCGCCCAGCTGCGGGGTTCCACGGACGGCACCGCGGCCGGCACCACGCAGGCCGAGTTCTACCAGGCGGAGAAGCGGTTCCTGGAGGGCACGTACGCGGCGCGGATCAAGCTGTCCGACACACCGGTCAGCGGCCCGGACGGCGACCACGTCAACCAGACGTTCTTCGCGATGGGCCCGGTGCAGCGGTTCGACTACGACCCGCTCTACTCCGAGCTGGACTTCACCGAGTACCTGCCGAACGGCGGCTGGGGCACGGACGGCCCGACCAACTACCAGACCAGCTACAACGGGTTCCGTGCCGACCCGTGGGACCCGTACAACGCCAGCGACGCGCAGGACGGCAGCCTGGCCGGCTGGCACACGGTCGTCGGGCAGGCGGTGGACGGCCGGGTGACGTACTTCGTGGACGGTGTCCAGGTCGCCGAGCACACCGTGGACTACAAGGACGGCTCGCGCTCGGTCTTCCCGCGGGTGGAGATGGGCCTGAACTTCAACCTGTGGTTCATCGACCTGGCCGGGCACTCCGGCGGCCGGGCCACGTACCAGGAGCACGTGGACTGGGTCTACTACGCCGACGAGGAGGCCGTCTCCCCGGCCGAGCTGGAGGCGCGCACTGCGGCTTACCGCGCCGCCGGCACCGCGCGTGAGGACACGCTCGGCTCCTGCTGA
- a CDS encoding carbohydrate ABC transporter permease, with amino-acid sequence MSITLAPPPVTRTPVTPARRRWRSTPYLLLIPATVAVFATLLYPVGRMIALSFQRGNLGDLVTRRTVWVGLDNYRSVLTDPVFWTVLPRTAGFASVCVILTLTVATGAALLLQHASRWARVLLSAGMVIAWATPVLIGAVVFKWLFDAEFGVVNWLLTESGLCDCRHRSWLGDQWSAFAVLVSIVVWGAVPFAALSVYAGLLTVPPELGEAARVDGAGGFRIFWRITFPLLRPIYAILTVLSVIWDTKVFPQVWLTTKGGPYQGTVMLGVYIYQKGIVGSQFGVASTIAVLMTVLLLGLSWIYIRAMRQEAR; translated from the coding sequence GTGAGCATCACCCTGGCCCCGCCGCCGGTCACCCGCACGCCGGTCACGCCGGCCCGCCGCCGGTGGAGATCGACCCCCTACCTCCTGCTGATCCCGGCCACGGTGGCGGTGTTCGCCACGCTGCTCTACCCGGTCGGGCGCATGATCGCGCTCAGCTTCCAGCGCGGGAACCTCGGTGACCTGGTCACCCGGCGCACGGTGTGGGTAGGCCTGGACAACTACCGGTCCGTGCTCACCGACCCGGTGTTCTGGACCGTGCTTCCCCGTACCGCCGGATTCGCCTCGGTCTGTGTGATCTTGACATTGACCGTCGCCACCGGCGCCGCGCTGCTGCTGCAACATGCGAGCCGGTGGGCGCGGGTGCTGCTCTCGGCCGGCATGGTGATCGCCTGGGCCACGCCCGTGCTGATCGGCGCCGTGGTCTTCAAGTGGCTGTTCGACGCGGAGTTCGGCGTGGTCAACTGGCTGCTCACCGAGTCCGGGCTGTGCGACTGCCGGCATCGCTCCTGGCTGGGCGACCAGTGGTCCGCGTTCGCCGTGCTGGTCTCGATCGTGGTCTGGGGCGCGGTGCCGTTCGCCGCGCTGTCCGTCTACGCCGGGCTGCTGACCGTGCCGCCGGAGCTGGGCGAGGCCGCGCGGGTGGACGGCGCGGGCGGATTCCGGATCTTCTGGCGGATCACGTTCCCGCTGCTGCGGCCGATCTACGCGATCCTCACCGTGCTCTCCGTCATCTGGGACACGAAGGTCTTCCCGCAGGTCTGGCTCACCACCAAGGGCGGCCCGTACCAGGGCACCGTGATGCTGGGCGTCTACATCTACCAGAAGGGCATCGTCGGCTCGCAGTTCGGCGTCGCGTCCACGATCGCGGTGCTGATGACGGTGCTGTTGCTCGGGCTCTCCTGGATCTACATCCGGGCCATGCGGCAGGAGGCCCGATGA
- a CDS encoding extracellular solute-binding protein, whose product MITTLTRRRALGAALAAVTLGATAACGGAAAEDGPITLDVWLMKDSAPDAVLQQINAEFQAAHPGVTVAVQILEWDGRDVKWKTALAGDNPPDVLEMGNTDVLAYAASGGLTDLTGREFENRATWLQGLREAGSYEDRLYGVPYYGGDRVVIYRKDLWAKAGLSAPPTTLAELRTAGEKLQAANGADFSGLYFPGRYQYAALPFLYDTGGTIAVKDGERWSGALSTPQARAGLTNWAELVKAVSRAPADADETNLPDVLAEGRAGMIIGQAWMVGSIGRDHPELADQLAAFPVPGTAGPMPVFLGGSNLASAAASPHPDLAYDWIRLMTGTKYQTLVAQNGLLPNSTSLAGVVTGITKIQMDAAAKSWFTPTSTKWSDVDNAQVLMDMLQSIAAGDATVAEATAKADAQIDQMLNAA is encoded by the coding sequence GTGATAACCACCCTGACCCGCCGCCGCGCGCTCGGCGCCGCGCTCGCGGCCGTCACTCTCGGCGCCACCGCGGCCTGTGGCGGCGCCGCGGCCGAGGACGGACCGATCACGCTCGACGTCTGGCTGATGAAGGACTCCGCACCGGACGCGGTGCTCCAGCAGATCAACGCGGAGTTCCAGGCCGCGCATCCGGGCGTCACGGTCGCGGTCCAGATCCTCGAATGGGACGGCCGCGACGTGAAGTGGAAGACCGCGCTGGCCGGCGACAACCCGCCGGACGTGCTCGAGATGGGCAACACCGACGTGCTGGCGTACGCGGCCTCCGGCGGCCTGACCGACCTGACCGGGCGTGAATTCGAGAACCGGGCGACCTGGCTGCAAGGGCTGCGCGAGGCCGGCAGCTACGAGGACCGGCTGTACGGCGTGCCGTACTACGGCGGCGACCGGGTGGTGATCTACCGCAAGGACCTGTGGGCGAAGGCCGGGCTGAGCGCGCCGCCGACCACGCTCGCGGAACTGCGCACGGCCGGCGAGAAGCTACAGGCCGCGAACGGCGCGGACTTCTCCGGCCTCTACTTCCCCGGTCGCTACCAGTACGCCGCGCTGCCGTTCCTCTACGACACCGGCGGCACGATCGCGGTCAAGGACGGCGAACGCTGGTCCGGCGCGCTCTCCACCCCGCAGGCGCGGGCGGGCCTGACCAACTGGGCCGAGCTGGTCAAGGCCGTCTCCCGGGCACCGGCCGACGCGGACGAGACGAACCTGCCGGACGTGCTGGCCGAGGGCCGGGCCGGCATGATCATCGGCCAGGCCTGGATGGTCGGCTCGATCGGCAGGGACCACCCGGAGCTGGCCGATCAGCTGGCCGCGTTCCCGGTGCCGGGCACGGCCGGGCCGATGCCGGTCTTTCTCGGCGGCTCCAACCTCGCGTCCGCGGCAGCGAGCCCGCACCCGGACCTGGCGTACGACTGGATCAGGTTGATGACCGGCACGAAGTACCAGACGCTGGTGGCCCAGAACGGCCTGCTGCCGAACTCGACCAGCCTGGCCGGCGTGGTCACCGGTATCACGAAGATCCAGATGGACGCGGCCGCGAAGAGCTGGTTCACGCCCACCTCCACCAAGTGGTCCGACGTGGACAACGCTCAGGTGCTGATGGACATGCTGCAGTCGATCGCGGCCGGCGACGCCACCGTGGCCGAGGCCACGGCCAAGGCCGACGCGCAGATCGACCAGATGCTGAACGCGGCCTGA
- a CDS encoding GntR family transcriptional regulator: MKRAEIRELLRELIDGREPGEMMPSERHLSERFGVSRPTLRAAIEDLTRDGLLVRSHGRGTFTPPRKISQELAPASAGNFTVPPAEGDWRSEVIDFRIEPAGARLGRRMELSPGESLRYIQRVRVVDGAPMAIERIRIPAELVPGLAPADVEAGSLYQLLRMRYEVVVADAVQTTEPTVTDAEESRLLGVPLHAPALLFERTTRDTSGRVVEFARSIYRGDRYRITTHLAFGSDAG; encoded by the coding sequence ATGAAGCGGGCCGAGATCCGGGAACTGCTCCGCGAGTTGATCGACGGCCGCGAACCCGGCGAGATGATGCCGTCCGAGCGGCACCTGAGCGAGCGGTTCGGCGTCTCCCGCCCCACGCTGCGCGCCGCGATCGAGGACCTCACCCGGGACGGGCTGCTGGTCCGCAGTCATGGGCGGGGCACGTTCACGCCACCGCGGAAGATCTCCCAGGAACTCGCGCCGGCCAGCGCGGGCAACTTCACCGTGCCGCCGGCCGAGGGTGACTGGCGCAGCGAGGTCATCGACTTCCGGATCGAACCGGCCGGTGCGCGGCTCGGCCGCCGGATGGAGCTCTCGCCGGGCGAATCACTGCGATACATCCAGCGGGTACGCGTGGTGGACGGCGCGCCGATGGCGATCGAGCGCATCCGGATCCCGGCCGAGCTGGTCCCCGGGCTGGCGCCGGCGGACGTCGAGGCCGGGTCGCTCTATCAACTGCTGCGCATGCGGTACGAGGTGGTGGTGGCGGACGCGGTGCAGACCACCGAGCCGACGGTGACCGACGCGGAGGAGTCGCGGCTGCTCGGCGTACCCCTGCATGCCCCTGCTCTGCTCTTCGAGCGCACCACCCGGGACACGTCCGGCCGGGTGGTGGAGTTCGCCCGGTCCATCTATCGCGGTGACCGCTACCGGATCACCACGCACCTGGCGTTCGGGAGCGACGCCGGATAG
- a CDS encoding beta-N-acetylhexosaminidase, translating into MLIPRPVSISDSSGSFALTPATTIHAPDAPEVAALLRELLTPVTGLPLPDAPGPGPQVVALLVDPAATDLGAEGYRLDVARTGVTAVATGPAGLRWAVQALRQLLPAPVFASGPVPDASWTVTPVSIVDTPRYPWRGLLIDVARWYKPVAWLRTVVDLLAMHRMNVLHLHLTDDQGWRFEVRKHPRLTEVGAFRASSPRGHETEGLSDGTPHGGFYTQDELRDLVAYAARRGVTIVPEIDLPGHMQAAIAAYPRLGNDPANPPEVWTRFGVSHRVLNVADETVAFVTDVLDELMDVFPSPWIHLGGDEVPLDEWRASQAAAERITAEGLTGADDLLGWWIRRAAAHVARNGRRAVLWDELVGQAAPAAAVVMAWRGHDRIAAGLRDGHDVVATPHEHLYLDYPASDAPGEPLSIRTGYAEGHGPTTLDHVYAYRPEPAGLPQDLPSRVIGVQANLWSEYTPTPAGAEYNLLPRLAAVAEIAWGTPSATFHTRLRAHIRRFDEAGLNYRPLD; encoded by the coding sequence ATGCTGATCCCCCGACCCGTCTCGATCTCGGACAGCTCCGGGTCCTTCGCGCTCACACCCGCGACCACGATCCACGCGCCGGACGCGCCGGAGGTCGCCGCGCTGCTGCGCGAGCTGCTCACCCCGGTCACCGGCCTGCCGCTGCCGGACGCGCCCGGCCCCGGTCCGCAGGTGGTCGCGCTGCTCGTCGACCCCGCCGCGACGGATCTCGGCGCGGAGGGTTACCGGCTGGACGTGGCCCGGACCGGCGTGACCGCGGTCGCGACCGGGCCGGCCGGACTGCGCTGGGCCGTGCAGGCGCTGCGGCAGCTGCTCCCGGCCCCGGTGTTCGCGTCCGGTCCCGTCCCCGACGCGTCCTGGACCGTCACGCCGGTCTCGATCGTGGACACGCCGCGCTATCCCTGGCGCGGGCTGCTGATCGACGTCGCGCGCTGGTACAAGCCGGTCGCCTGGCTGCGCACGGTCGTCGACCTGCTCGCCATGCACCGGATGAACGTGCTGCACCTGCACCTCACCGACGACCAGGGCTGGCGCTTCGAGGTGCGCAAACACCCGCGGCTGACCGAGGTGGGCGCGTTCCGCGCGTCGTCGCCGCGCGGGCACGAGACCGAAGGGCTCTCCGACGGTACGCCGCACGGCGGTTTCTACACCCAGGACGAGCTGCGTGACCTGGTCGCGTACGCGGCCCGGCGCGGCGTCACGATCGTCCCGGAGATCGATCTGCCCGGTCACATGCAGGCCGCGATCGCGGCGTACCCGCGGCTCGGCAACGATCCGGCGAACCCGCCCGAGGTGTGGACCCGGTTCGGCGTCAGCCACCGGGTGCTGAACGTCGCGGACGAGACGGTCGCGTTCGTCACCGACGTGCTGGACGAGCTGATGGACGTCTTCCCGAGCCCGTGGATCCACCTGGGCGGTGACGAGGTGCCGCTGGACGAGTGGCGCGCGTCCCAGGCCGCCGCCGAGCGGATCACGGCCGAGGGCCTGACCGGCGCCGACGACCTGCTCGGCTGGTGGATCCGCCGGGCCGCCGCGCACGTCGCCCGCAACGGCCGGCGTGCCGTGCTCTGGGACGAACTGGTCGGCCAGGCCGCGCCCGCGGCCGCGGTCGTGATGGCCTGGCGCGGCCACGACCGGATCGCCGCGGGCCTGCGCGACGGTCACGACGTGGTCGCCACCCCGCACGAGCACCTTTACCTGGACTATCCCGCCTCGGACGCGCCGGGTGAGCCGCTCTCCATCCGCACCGGCTACGCCGAGGGGCACGGGCCCACCACGCTGGACCACGTCTACGCGTACCGTCCGGAGCCCGCCGGCCTGCCGCAGGACCTTCCGTCCCGGGTGATCGGCGTGCAGGCCAACCTGTGGTCGGAGTACACACCCACCCCGGCCGGTGCCGAGTACAACCTGCTCCCCCGCCTGGCCGCGGTGGCCGAGATCGCCTGGGGCACCCCGTCCGCGACCTTCCACACCCGGCTGCGTGCCCACATCCGCCGCTTCGACGAGGCGGGGCTGAACTATCGCCCTCTGGACTAG
- a CDS encoding carbohydrate ABC transporter permease produces the protein MTRRALVNGACVVLAVLFVFPVYWMASTALKPDADIVSYPPGLLPWPIEFGHFARVLGDGAFWAALRASLTVTVTVVTAGTLVALMAAVALARFTFRGRTGFVLGLIIVQMIPGEALFIPFYLMLREVRLLGQLAGLMLVYLSITVPFTAWMLRGFVASIPVDLEEAAAMDGASRWQTFWRVLFPLVAPGLLATSIFSFITAWTEFTYAYVLINDPRNYPLPVYIQSFIGRDDVDYGPQMAVAFLFTLPVVVFFLLVQRRAVAGMSAGAVKG, from the coding sequence ATGACCCGCCGCGCGCTGGTGAACGGCGCCTGCGTGGTGCTCGCGGTGCTGTTCGTCTTCCCGGTCTACTGGATGGCGTCCACCGCGCTCAAGCCGGACGCGGACATCGTCAGCTACCCACCGGGCCTGCTGCCGTGGCCGATCGAGTTCGGGCACTTCGCCCGGGTGCTCGGCGACGGCGCGTTCTGGGCCGCGCTGCGCGCCTCGCTCACCGTCACCGTGACCGTGGTGACGGCCGGGACGCTGGTCGCGCTGATGGCCGCGGTCGCGCTGGCCCGGTTCACGTTCCGCGGCCGGACCGGTTTCGTGCTCGGCCTGATCATCGTGCAGATGATCCCGGGCGAGGCGCTGTTCATCCCGTTCTACCTGATGCTCCGCGAGGTCCGGCTGCTCGGTCAGCTGGCCGGGCTGATGCTGGTCTACCTCTCGATCACGGTGCCATTCACCGCGTGGATGCTGCGCGGGTTCGTCGCGTCGATCCCGGTCGACCTGGAGGAGGCCGCGGCGATGGACGGCGCGAGCCGCTGGCAGACGTTCTGGCGGGTGCTCTTCCCGCTGGTCGCACCGGGCCTGCTGGCCACCTCGATCTTCTCGTTCATCACCGCCTGGACCGAGTTCACCTACGCCTACGTGCTGATCAACGATCCGAGGAACTACCCGCTGCCGGTCTACATCCAGTCGTTCATCGGCCGCGACGACGTCGACTACGGGCCGCAGATGGCGGTCGCCTTCCTGTTCACGCTCCCGGTCGTCGTCTTCTTCCTGCTGGTTCAGCGTCGCGCCGTGGCCGGCATGAGCGCCGGTGCGGTCAAGGGCTGA
- a CDS encoding carbohydrate-binding protein — protein MPTVRKTALAAAALVTAAGGLIATGSASAEAAAACGVLFDDFNYTSPSDSAFTGHGWTARNNAGGPGVPGASWSAANISFPTVDGQRVAQLQAFTDGTAAGTTHAEFLQTERRFFEGTYAARIKFSDAPVSGPDGDHINETFFAIGPAQRFDYDPLYSELDFSEYLPNGGWGVTGSINYQTSWNGYREDPWDPYNAHSQQTGSLAGWHTVMGQVANGHVRYFIDGVQVGDHTVSEKDPAWSVYPRAAMSINFNLWFIDLAAHTGGRATYQEHVDWVYYAKNESVSPADLNARTAAYRSAGRVHEDTLAGGGCPAGPTATPGNPTTTPTVRPTTPPPVSCAGASPWAWGTVYLGGDRVAHNGRLWQANWWTQGSEPGLTAQWRDLGPC, from the coding sequence ATGCCAACGGTACGGAAGACAGCGCTCGCCGCGGCCGCCCTGGTCACCGCGGCCGGCGGGCTGATAGCCACCGGCTCCGCATCCGCGGAGGCCGCGGCCGCCTGCGGTGTGCTGTTCGACGACTTCAACTACACGTCCCCGTCCGACAGCGCGTTCACCGGGCACGGCTGGACCGCACGGAACAACGCCGGCGGACCCGGCGTGCCCGGCGCGAGCTGGTCCGCCGCGAACATCTCGTTCCCGACCGTGGACGGGCAGAGGGTCGCACAGCTCCAGGCGTTCACGGACGGCACCGCGGCCGGGACCACGCACGCGGAGTTCCTGCAGACCGAGCGGCGGTTCTTCGAGGGCACGTACGCGGCGCGGATCAAGTTCTCCGACGCGCCGGTCAGCGGGCCGGACGGTGACCACATCAACGAGACGTTCTTCGCGATCGGGCCGGCGCAGCGCTTCGACTACGACCCGCTCTACTCCGAACTGGACTTCTCCGAGTACCTGCCGAACGGCGGCTGGGGCGTCACCGGGTCGATCAACTACCAGACCAGCTGGAACGGCTACCGCGAGGACCCGTGGGACCCGTACAACGCGCACTCCCAGCAGACCGGCAGCCTGGCCGGCTGGCACACCGTGATGGGCCAGGTGGCGAACGGTCACGTGCGGTACTTCATCGACGGCGTGCAGGTCGGCGACCACACGGTGTCGGAGAAGGACCCGGCGTGGAGCGTCTACCCGCGCGCGGCCATGTCGATCAACTTCAACCTGTGGTTCATCGACCTGGCCGCGCACACCGGCGGCCGGGCCACGTACCAGGAGCACGTGGACTGGGTCTACTACGCGAAGAACGAGTCCGTGTCGCCGGCCGACCTGAACGCGCGCACGGCCGCGTACCGCAGCGCGGGCCGGGTGCACGAGGACACGCTGGCCGGTGGCGGCTGCCCGGCCGGCCCGACCGCCACCCCGGGAAACCCGACGACCACCCCGACGGTACGGCCGACCACGCCGCCACCGGTCTCCTGCGCGGGCGCGAGCCCGTGGGCGTGGGGCACGGTCTACCTCGGTGGTGACCGGGTCGCCCACAACGGCCGGCTCTGGCAGGCGAACTGGTGGACGCAGGGCTCCGAGCCCGGCCTCACCGCCCAGTGGCGCGACCTCGGCCCCTGCTGA